A window of Cellulosimicrobium protaetiae genomic DNA:
GAGAAGGAGCAGGGCCAGCTCTTCCGCGCCGACGTCGTGCTCCACCTCGACACGCGCGCCGCGGCGAGCGGGGACGACCTCGCCCAGACCGTGAGCTACGCGGGGGTCGCCGAGGACGTGGTCGCGGTGCTCGCGGGCTCGCCCGCCGACCTCGTCGAGACGGTCGCCGAGCGCATCGCCGCGACGATCCTCACGCACGACGAGGTCGTCGCGGTCGACGTGGCGGTGCACAAGCCGCAGGCGCCGATCACGGTCCCGTTCGAGGACGTCGAGGTCGTCATCCGCCGCGACCGCGTCGTCGTGCCGGTCGTCGGACCGCTCGCCCGCCGCTCCGAGCAGCACGGCCTGCGGGACGTGCAGGCTGTGGGACCCATCCCCGTCGGGTCGGTCGCCCCGGCGCTCATCCACGGCGTCGGGGAGACCCCGGTCGCCGAGGACCGGGTGGAGCTGGCCCCGGCGCCCGACGTCATGCCGCCGAGCATCCCCCCGGGCACGACGTCGGTCGGCGCCACCGTCCCGCCGCCCGCGGAGGGGGACTCTCACACGCACGACGTGTCGGGCGGGACGGTCCTCGACGACGCGCTCGACGGGGCCCGCGAGGCGCCCGGTGCGGACGAGCCGACCGCGCCGGTCCGCGACGTGCCGCTCCCCGCGGCCCTCGAGGAGGAACCGACCGGCACCCTCCCGCCCGCCGAGGAGCCGCGCCCGGCGCCGTACGACGCGCTGCTCGAGTCCGCGGCGCCTCCGGCCCCGGGCGCCCCGGCCCCGGAGGCGCTGCCGGGCGCGGCGGGTGCGCAGTTGCCGACACCCGCGCCGGTGCCGACACCCGCCGAGCCGACCGCGCCCGAGCTCCCGGACGCGGGGCGCGCCGTCGAGCCCCCGGCGGAGCAGGGCCCGGAGCCGGTCCTCGAGCCCGCGCCGGTCGACGTGCCCGTGCCGCCGGTCGAGCAGCCGGCCGAGCTGCCGGTCGACGCCCCCGCACCCCTCGCGGCGCCGCCGCAGGACGTCACCGCCCCAGCCGCGACGTCCGAGGGGCCCGACGCGTCGGGCGCCGCCGACGGGTCGACGCCCACGCCGCCCGCCGAGCACGACCGGATGGACGACGTGCCCGCCGGGTTCGTCGAGGTGGTCCTCGCCCTGGGCGCGAACCTCGGCGACGCCCAGCAGACCTTGCGCGACGCGATCACCGACCTCGACCGGATCTCCGGGCTCGAGATCACCGAGGTCTCGCCGCTCGCGCGGACGGAGGCGGTCGGCGGCCCGGACCAGCCCGACTTCCTCAACACCGTCCTGCTCGCGCGCACGCGGCTCTCGGCCCGCGACCTCCTGCACGCGTGCCAGGCCGTCGAGAACGCCCACGGGCGGGTGCGCGACGAGCGCTGGGGCCCCCGGACCCTCGACGTCGACCTCGTCGTGTACGGCACGCTCACGGCCGTCGCCGACGACCTGGAGCTGCCCCACCCCCGTGCGCACGAGCGGGCCTTCGTGCTCGAGCCCTGGTCGCAGATCGACCCGGACGCCGTGCTGCCCGGTCTCGGGGGCGGACCGGTCGCCGCGCTCGCGGCGACCGCACCCGACCGGGGCGGCATCCGCTGGCTCGCCCTCGACTGGCTCACGGACGCCGCTCCGGAGCCTGCCGGCGCAGGACCCGCCGTGACGGACGGCGCCGACCAGGCCCATCCAGCGCCGGTCGCCGTGCCCGTGCCGGATCCGACCCCTGGACCCGCGCCCGCGCCGCCGCCCGCCCCGGCCACGGCACCCGACCCGGAGGGCCTCGACGACCCGTACCGGCAGCGGGGTCCGGAGGCGTTCGTGCCTCAGGCCCCGCCGGTGCCTCCCGAGACGGCGCCCGGCTCTCGGGCCCCGGAGCCCGTCGGCCTGGCGCAGCCCGGCCCGCAGCCTCCCGCGGCGCCCTCGTCGGCACCTCATCGGGCGCTGCCGCAGCCGTTCCCGCAATCGCCCCCGCAGGCGCTCCCGCAGCCGGGTGCCGAGCACGCCGAGCCGGGGTCGCAGGCGCCCGCGCCCGGCACCGCGCTCCCGGTCGCCCCACCGCAGACGACCGTCCTGCCGCAGCAACCCGGCGCGCCCGTCGTGGCCCCCGCGGCGGAGACGTACCCGGCCCGACCGGTCTTCGCACCCGTGTCGCAGGGCCTGGCGCCCGCCGCCGACAGGGCGCCGGCGGCGGCTGAGGGCGCGCCGGGATCCTTCGACGAGCTGGTCGCGCCGGGCTCAGCACCGTTCCCCGGGGCGACGCACCGGCCGACGGTGCAGCCCGCACCCGAGCCCTCGGCCCCGGAGGACGCGCAGACCACCGAGCGTGGTGGCGGGGCGTTCCCGGTGTTCGCCCCGGTCCGCGTCACGGAGCCCGCACCCGTCGCGCCTGCCGCGGCGGCGGACGCCGACGGGATCATCCGGTCGGTGCCGTTCGCCCCGGCCCCGGGCGGCGCCCCCACTGAGGCGTCGGCCCCCGGCCCGCTCGCCGACTCCGCGCTGCACCCGGCCACCGACCCGTGGCCGCCGTTCGGCCCGGTCTCGGGCAGCGGGCAGGACTCCGCGCGCTGATGCGGCGCACGTCGGTCCGCACCCTGGTGCTCGTCGCGGTCGCCACGGCGGTCGTGGGCTGGTTCGTCGTGCGGCTCCTCCAGGGGCGCGGGACGCACCTTCCCCCGGTGCCGTGGGTCGTCGACGTGGCGGTCGTCGCGCTCGCGGCGGGAGTCTTCTGGGCGGGGTGGACCGTGCGCGCCTACCAGCGGGGCAAGCGCCCCTCGCTCGACGCGATCCGGGCAGCACGCACGTTCGTCCTCGCCAAGGCCGCCGCGCTGACGGGTGCGCTCCTCGTCGGGTGGTACGGGGCGCAGGTGCTCGTCGCGCTCCCCGACCTCTCGATCGAGGCGCAGCGCGACCGCGCCGTGGCGGCGGGGATCGCGGTCGCCTGCGCGGTCGTGCTGGCCGTCGTCGGCGTCGTGGCCGAGCGGTTCTGCCAGCTCCCGCCCGACGACCGCGGCGAGGGGCGCGAGGGCGCGACGACGCGCGAGGACCCGGAGACCCCGGGAGCGAGCACGCCCGCCTGAGGCCGCCCCACGGTTCCCCGCCGGGCGCCGTCCCGCGGTGCCCCGCCGGGCGACGGCTCGCGCACGCGGCCGTGACGCACGACACGTGACCCGGGCGCACCGGGACGGGATGGGAGAATCGACGCATGACCGACCCTGCACGGGACGCCGCTCCCCGCGGCACCGGCCCCTTCGACCCGCCCGGCATCGAGTGGACACGCGTGTCGCCCCGGCTGATCACCGCCCGCCTGCTCTCGGTGGGCATCACGCTCGCCGTGCCCGCCGTCGCGGTGATCGTGCTCGCGATCCTCTTCCCGCACTGGTGGCAGGGGCTCGTGCTGGGCGTGCTCGCACTCCTCGGGCTGTGGGCGGTCCTCCTCGTCCCGCGCCAGGTGCGGGCGATCGGGTACGCGGAGCGCGACGACGACCTGCTCATCCGCCAGGGCATCATGTTCCGCCAGCTCGTCGTGGTGCCCTACGGCCGCATGCAGTACGTCGACGTCCAGGCCGGGCCGCTCGCGCGCAAGCTCGGGATCGCGCAGGTCCAGCTCCACACGGCGTCGGCGTCCACCGACGCGACGATCGACGGCCTGGAGCCCGCCGAGGCGGAGCGTCTGCGCGACCGGCTCGCGTCGCGCGGCGAGTCGAGGCTGGCGGGCCTGTGAGCGAGGCTCCGGCCACCGACGACCTCGTGTGGCACCGGGTGCACCCGGTCACCCCGCTCGTGCGCGGCTGGACGGTCATCGCGGTCCTGCTCGTCGTCGTCGGGCAGCAGACGCTCAACGGCCTGCCCGAGGGGGAGAACCTCCTCGAGGGCAACCGCTGGTGGATGATCCTCCTCGGCATCCTCGCGGTCGGGCTCGTGGGGCTCGGGTACTCGGCGCTCGCGTGGCGCATGACGAGCTACGCGGTCGACGACGAGTCCGTCCACCTGCGCACCGGTGTGCTGTTCCGGCAGCAGCGCAAGGCGCGGCTGGACCGGCTCCAGGCGATCGACATCGTGCAGCCCCTCCTGGCGCGGTTCTTCGGCCTCGCGGAGCTCAAGCTCGAGGTTGCCGGGGGCGCGGACTCCGGCGTGAAGCTCGGGTTCCTCAAGGAGGCCGAGGCCAAGCGCCTGCGCAACGACCTCCTCGCGCGCGCCGCGGGGCTGCGGGTCGCTCGGGAGCGCCCGGCCGGCGCCCCGGCGGCGGGTCCGGTCGGGCTCGCGGACGGCTCGACACCGGCCGACGGCGCGGGCGGTGCGGAGCCGGGCGCCACGCCGGCGGGCGAGGACCTGCTCGTCGCGCCCGAGGCGCCCGAGCAGCCCGTCACCGCCGTCGGGCCGGGGCGGCTCGTCGCGTCGCTCGTGCGGTCCGGCGCGACGGTCGGGCTCGTGCTCGGGATCCTGGCGATCGCCGGGGTCGTGATCGGCACGCGGGAGATCAGCGTGCTGTTCAGCGCGCTGCCGGCGGTCCTCGGGTTCGGCGGGTACCTCTTCTCGCGGTTCACGGGCGAGTTCGGCTTCCGCTCGGCGATCTCGCCGGACGGCATCCGGCTGCGGCACGGCCTCCTGGAGACCCGGTCGCAGACCATCCCGCCCGGCCGCGTCCAGGCCGTCCGGCTGCGCCAGGGACCGTTCTGGCGCGGGCCGGACTGGTGGCGCGTGGACGTCAACGTCGCGGGCTACGGCGTGAGCACGGACGGGTCGGAGGCCAAGAGCGTCCTGCTGCCGGTGGGCACGCGCGACGAGGCGCTCGCCGCGCTCTGGCTCGTGCTGCCCGACCTGGGGACCGCGGACCCCCGTGGCCTCCTCGACGAGGGCCTGTCCGGCCTCGACGCCGGGGAGCACTTCACCGTGACCCCTCGCCGCGCGCGCCTGCTCGACCTCGTGTCGTGGCGGCGCAACGGCTTCACGGTCACCGACCGCGCGCTCGTGCTGCGCGGCGGGCGGGTGTTCCGCAGCCTCGTCGTCGTGCCGCACGAGCGCACGCAGTCGCTCGGCCTCGAGCAGGGTCCGTTGCAGCGCCGGTTCGACGTCGCGACGTTCGCGGTGCACTCGACGCCCGGCCCGGTCGCGCCGAAGGTCTGGCACCTCGACTCGGTCGACGCCGCGCGCCTCCTCGACACGCAGGCCGCGCGCGCCCGCGAGGCGCGTGCGCACGCGGGCCCGGAGCTGTGGATGCGCCGCGACGAGGTCCCCCTGGCGGCGGACGCCGTCCCCGCTGCGTCCGCCACCACAGCCAGCCCCACAGCCAGCCCCACAGCCAGCCCCGCGGCCACCACCGCAGTCCTCGCCGACGACCTCGTCGAGGACCCTGCCGCGGTCGGCACGGACGACGAGCCGGACCGTGGACCCGGAGCGGTGCCCGTCGACGGACGACCGGGGGACGGAGCGCAGCCGTGAGCACGGCGGTCGCGCGGCCCGGGCGCCTCGGGGTCGGCGTCGTCGGCGCGGGCCGGGTCGGCGCGGTGCTCGGCAGCGCGCTCCGCGCGACCGGTCACGCCGTCGTCGGGGCGAGCGGGGTGTCCGACGCGTCGCGCGAGCGCATCGAGACCCTCCTGCCCGGCGTGCCGGTGCTGGAGGTCCCGCAGGTCGTCGAGCGCGCGGAGCTCGTGCTCCTCGCCGTGCCCGACGACGCGCTGGGCGACCTGGTCCGCGGCCTCGCCGACGTGGGCGCCTGGCAGCCGGGGCAGATCGTCGTGCACACGTCCGGTCGCTACGGGACCGCGGTGCTCGACCCGGCGCGCAGCGCGGGCGCGATCCCGCTCGCGCTGCACCCCGCCATGACCTTCACGGGCACGTCGCTCGACCTCGCACGGCTCGAGGGCACGACGTTCGCCGTCACGGCGCCGGGGCCGGTCCTGCCGATCGGGCAGGCGCTCGTCGTGGAGCTCGGCGGTGAGCCCGTCGTCGTGGCCGAGGAGTCCCGCGGGCTCTACCACGCGGCGCTCGCGCACGGCGCGAACCACCTCGTCGTGCTCGTCGCGCAGGCGGCGCAGGCGCTCGAGGCCGCGGGCGTCGACCAGCCGGGCCGCGCGCTCGCCCCGCTGCTCGCCGCCGCGCTCGACGGCGCGACCCGCGGCGCGGACGCGGGCGCCGGATCGGGCACGGGGGCGGGCGCCGGCGCGCTCCTCGGCCTCACCGGCCCCGTGGTGCGCGGCGACGTCGGCACGGTCCGCGAGCACCTCGCCGCTCTGGACGCGCTCGCCGCGACGAGCGACGCGGCCGACGTGCCGCCGTCGTACCGGGCGCTGAGCCGCGCCGCGACCCACCGCGCCCTCGCGGGCGGACGCCTCGACGAGCGGGCGGCCCGGGCGCTCCTCGACGCGCTCGTCGCGGAACCCGCCGACGGGCCGGACGCTCGGCCCGACGCCCGGCCCGACGCACAGCCCCACGACCCGCACGAAGGAACGGTATGACCACCACCCCTCACCCGGACGCCGCGGCCGCGCCGACGGCCGCCCCGGCCGGGACGCCCCGCGTCGTCGCAACCCGGGCCGGCCTCCGCGGCGCGCTCGACGCCTGGTCGGCCGCGCACCCGGGCGGGCGCCGCGCCGTCGTCATGACGATGGGCGCGCTGCACGCCGGGCACCTCGAGCTCGTGCGCCGCGCTCGTGCCGAGGTCGGCCCGGACGGGCAGGTCGTCGTCACCGACTTCGTCAACCCGCTCCAGTTCGGTCCCGACGAGGACTTCGAGCGCTACCCGCGCGACGTCGCGGCGGACTTCGCGCTGCTCGCCGCCGCGGGCGAGGACGTCGCGGTGGACGTCGTGTTCGCCCCGGACGTGCCCGAGCTGTACCCCGACCTCGGGTCGTCGGCCGGTGGGGGTGGCCCGATCGTC
This region includes:
- a CDS encoding PH domain-containing protein is translated as MTDPARDAAPRGTGPFDPPGIEWTRVSPRLITARLLSVGITLAVPAVAVIVLAILFPHWWQGLVLGVLALLGLWAVLLVPRQVRAIGYAERDDDLLIRQGIMFRQLVVVPYGRMQYVDVQAGPLARKLGIAQVQLHTASASTDATIDGLEPAEAERLRDRLASRGESRLAGL
- a CDS encoding Rossmann-like and DUF2520 domain-containing protein — translated: MSTAVARPGRLGVGVVGAGRVGAVLGSALRATGHAVVGASGVSDASRERIETLLPGVPVLEVPQVVERAELVLLAVPDDALGDLVRGLADVGAWQPGQIVVHTSGRYGTAVLDPARSAGAIPLALHPAMTFTGTSLDLARLEGTTFAVTAPGPVLPIGQALVVELGGEPVVVAEESRGLYHAALAHGANHLVVLVAQAAQALEAAGVDQPGRALAPLLAAALDGATRGADAGAGSGTGAGAGALLGLTGPVVRGDVGTVREHLAALDALAATSDAADVPPSYRALSRAATHRALAGGRLDERAARALLDALVAEPADGPDARPDARPDAQPHDPHEGTV
- a CDS encoding DUF3180 domain-containing protein — its product is MRRTSVRTLVLVAVATAVVGWFVVRLLQGRGTHLPPVPWVVDVAVVALAAGVFWAGWTVRAYQRGKRPSLDAIRAARTFVLAKAAALTGALLVGWYGAQVLVALPDLSIEAQRDRAVAAGIAVACAVVLAVVGVVAERFCQLPPDDRGEGREGATTREDPETPGASTPA
- the folK gene encoding 2-amino-4-hydroxy-6-hydroxymethyldihydropteridine diphosphokinase, with product MTTAFAGAVLDADGRPFDRIRLTGLSATGHHGVYDHEKEQGQLFRADVVLHLDTRAAASGDDLAQTVSYAGVAEDVVAVLAGSPADLVETVAERIAATILTHDEVVAVDVAVHKPQAPITVPFEDVEVVIRRDRVVVPVVGPLARRSEQHGLRDVQAVGPIPVGSVAPALIHGVGETPVAEDRVELAPAPDVMPPSIPPGTTSVGATVPPPAEGDSHTHDVSGGTVLDDALDGAREAPGADEPTAPVRDVPLPAALEEEPTGTLPPAEEPRPAPYDALLESAAPPAPGAPAPEALPGAAGAQLPTPAPVPTPAEPTAPELPDAGRAVEPPAEQGPEPVLEPAPVDVPVPPVEQPAELPVDAPAPLAAPPQDVTAPAATSEGPDASGAADGSTPTPPAEHDRMDDVPAGFVEVVLALGANLGDAQQTLRDAITDLDRISGLEITEVSPLARTEAVGGPDQPDFLNTVLLARTRLSARDLLHACQAVENAHGRVRDERWGPRTLDVDLVVYGTLTAVADDLELPHPRAHERAFVLEPWSQIDPDAVLPGLGGGPVAALAATAPDRGGIRWLALDWLTDAAPEPAGAGPAVTDGADQAHPAPVAVPVPDPTPGPAPAPPPAPATAPDPEGLDDPYRQRGPEAFVPQAPPVPPETAPGSRAPEPVGLAQPGPQPPAAPSSAPHRALPQPFPQSPPQALPQPGAEHAEPGSQAPAPGTALPVAPPQTTVLPQQPGAPVVAPAAETYPARPVFAPVSQGLAPAADRAPAAAEGAPGSFDELVAPGSAPFPGATHRPTVQPAPEPSAPEDAQTTERGGGAFPVFAPVRVTEPAPVAPAAAADADGIIRSVPFAPAPGGAPTEASAPGPLADSALHPATDPWPPFGPVSGSGQDSAR
- a CDS encoding PH domain-containing protein codes for the protein MSEAPATDDLVWHRVHPVTPLVRGWTVIAVLLVVVGQQTLNGLPEGENLLEGNRWWMILLGILAVGLVGLGYSALAWRMTSYAVDDESVHLRTGVLFRQQRKARLDRLQAIDIVQPLLARFFGLAELKLEVAGGADSGVKLGFLKEAEAKRLRNDLLARAAGLRVARERPAGAPAAGPVGLADGSTPADGAGGAEPGATPAGEDLLVAPEAPEQPVTAVGPGRLVASLVRSGATVGLVLGILAIAGVVIGTREISVLFSALPAVLGFGGYLFSRFTGEFGFRSAISPDGIRLRHGLLETRSQTIPPGRVQAVRLRQGPFWRGPDWWRVDVNVAGYGVSTDGSEAKSVLLPVGTRDEALAALWLVLPDLGTADPRGLLDEGLSGLDAGEHFTVTPRRARLLDLVSWRRNGFTVTDRALVLRGGRVFRSLVVVPHERTQSLGLEQGPLQRRFDVATFAVHSTPGPVAPKVWHLDSVDAARLLDTQAARAREARAHAGPELWMRRDEVPLAADAVPAASATTASPTASPTASPAATTAVLADDLVEDPAAVGTDDEPDRGPGAVPVDGRPGDGAQP